The genomic window tatgtatgtatgtatgtatgtatgtatgtatgcatgcatgtttgtatatgtatataggtgtgtgtgtgccgcTATGTGTACGGACAGATTAGAAATGTTGAGATACTATTTAAAGTTGTGTCAGATGTTCGAAAGATTCTCTTCAAAACAGTGTGCCAATCTCCAACCGGACACTGCATACTACAACGCAGACTTTTTTGTACTACGTGCAGTATGTAACGTTGTTTGTAGCACAGGGGAAGTGGTAAGTGACATGGAAGGAGGAGTTGGGGCTGGGTAGATGAGTGGTGTTGTAGAGAAAGAGACAGGTGTTTCAACGGAAGCAATAACATTCGAATAGTCCAGGCTGGATAAAGAGAAGACTGAAACGACTATGATCCAGAAGGGACTGGAATTAAGAGAATGCTTGGGGAAGTTATGGGATGTTCCAGGACCAAGTAGGAAGTGAGCGACGACTCATCAAATGTTGTGGCCAAGCAGTATTTGCAGGGGAGGTTTACTTTCTCTCTAAAGAGTAAGCGACAAAACTCTGCgaagaaaatatgaagaataaatagagagagggagagaaacagagaaggaaACAGTTCATAATACGTGTACAAATAAAGACAGGTGTGAATATAATGGCCATTAAAATGCAAAACTTACCGCCACTTGGTGTAGGTGGACGTGTAGTCTGAAATTACATAGAAAACGTATTTCGATATCAgatatgcatgttgtgtgtgtgtgtttgtgtatacacacatgcacgcatatatatatatatatatatatatatatatatatataatatatatatataattttatatatatataatttcatcaatggcctgcatatcaaaaaatacctttaaaggttaagtttataaataatttacaataaagggcaaaagaaaattgtaATGCCAAAATTCTAATGGTTAATTGACaatctttgtctttttttcggcatatttggcattagaattttcttttgccctttattgtaaattatatatatatatatatatagatatatatatatatatataaaatatgtgacaattattcggtagccaacaTGAAACTCCGAATCTCGGATGTTGGGGTGGTAACCCACGCcgccatccgaaactcggagttttatcatggctgctaccgaataattgtcacattatatttacagataaattcctcaatttacaaaatatcgaggtctctttcattctttcgttgtTATACCatttctataactatatatatacatatatatatatatatatatgtatgtatgtatgtatgtatgtatgtatgtatgtatgtatgtatgtatgtatgtatgcatgtttgtatatgtatataggtgtgtgtgtgcagctatGTGTACGGACAGATTAGAAATGTTGAGATACTATTTAAAGTTGTGTCAGACGTTCGAAAGATTCTCTTCAAAACAGTGTGCCAATCTCCAACCGGACACTGCATACTACAACGCAGACTTCTTTGTACTACGTGTAGTATGTAACGTTGTTTGTAGCACAGGGGAAGTGGTAAGTGATATGGAAGGAAGAGTTGGGGCTGGGTAGATGAGTGGtttggagagaaagagacaggtgtTTCAACGGAAGCAATAACATTCGAAGAGTCCAGGCTAGATATAGAGAAGACTGAAACGACTATGATCCAGAAGGGACTGGAATTAAGAGAATGCTTGGGGAAGTTATGGGATGTTCCAGGACCAAGTAGGAAATGAGGGACGACTCATAAAATGTTATGGCCAAGCAGTATTTGCAGGGAAGATTTACTTTCCCTCTGAAGAGTAAGCAACAAAACAAGAAATAGCCATTTCTTTAATTTCCTCTCTGCgaagaaaatatgaagaatagagagagagagagagagagacagagagagacagagagagagagagagagagagagagagagagagagagagaaggaaacagtTTATAATACGTGTACAAATCAAGACAGGTGTGAATATAATAGCCATTAAAATGCAAAACATACCGACTCTTGGTGTAGGTGGAGGTGTAGTCTGAAATTACATAGAAAACGTATTTCATCATCAgatatgcatgttgtgtgtgtgtgtttgtgtatacacacatgcacgcacacacacacatatatatatatatatataatgcacatatatatatatatatatatatatatatatatatataattttatatatatataatttcatcaatggcctatatatcaaaaaatacctttaaaggttaaatttataaataatttacaataaagggcaaaagaaaaattctaatgccaaaattctaatggttaattgacaatctttgtctttttttcggcatatttggcattagaattttcttttgccctttattgtaaattatatatatatatatattatatatatatataatttacatatatatatatataatttacaacataagggcaaaagaaaaattctaatgccaaatatgccgaaaaaaagacaaaaaatgtcaATTAACCATTAgaattttggcattagaattttcttttgtcctttattgtaaattatttataaatttaacctttaaatgtattttttgatatgcaggccattgatgaaatttttttcccgaaaaaattttatcctacattagttatatatatatatatatatatatatataaaccagtttTAATCTCAGCAAAACACTGAACATCCGAGCAAGACTAAATTTTTTCTCAACTAGGTCGTCCCATAAGATACGCCTTTAGGGCTAAGGTTGCGCATTATATATGAGTCACAGGGCGCTGTTCCATGTGGTCAGCAAGACTAAACAGGGGAAAAtacttttaaagttatttttaaagattttctgTAGAAATTAGAGCCCACACTGAAAGTAACGACGTCTCTTATACATATAGGTCTATGTAAACAAAGTAATGTGAGTATATGCATAATTCCAGGCGTTATTGCTCCTTGGTTAACACCACATCCAAGCTGTTAGCCATTTTGGAACATTTTGCTTAAATAGCTACCAGATATAGCAGTGTAGCACAATTGGATGGAACAATCTCACATAATAAACACACTCTGGCAACTGGTACGTACATATTAATTGCTGGTATGGACGCAGCATTTCCTTAAGCAACCAGAATAATCTACCACGTGTATTAAAGGCTTATAAATTAATACTGTACCCCACCTGTGTTTGCAGCATGATTAAAGTAATTTCTGCCGAATTTCCAACTATTAAAGAGAAAATTTCCAACAATTAAAGGGAAAAAGTAATGACTGCATTTAGAATGCATCAGTCATAACCTATCAcacaattattatatttatcgttAATGCAGAGGAGTGGGAATCTAACACAGCCAGAAGTCTATTATAAGAGGttcataatctatattatatagaataatggaaattaattgcaaaaataaatacaaaacacgagcaaaatatattttcaaggagtacaacaattaaaaacaaagaaaaacaattcaGATGGTAATAGGTTCTTGGGAATAGTAATAATACAAGCAGACAAATTCTTAATCAAAACCTCGGGACGAGATTACCATTCGTGGATTTAGTGAAGATGGCTGAGTCTACAGATTATTGTTCGTGTGTGGGATTAAAATCATTATACTTGGTGTTAGTGCtagtaagtgtatatattattgGTAGTTGTAAGAAATCCATAAATGCATCAACATCTATCgcaggggtcaccaaactacGGCTCGCGAGGTCAGTTCATCCGGCTCGCGCCGCCTTATACCTTTTGTGTAAGTACCTGCAATGAGAGTTCATTTGGCTCTGATTTGGCATCAGTTTTTGGAACAACTTATGTCTGTGAGCAAACATTCTACAAAATGAAACATGTGAAGTCAGCACATCAAACAAGGTTGACTaaacaacatttgaaatcaatattcttggTTGGATGCCGCAATTCCAAataaatattgatgatatatTAAAAGCTAAACACCAATTTCACAAATCTCACTAATCTTTTTTGCTCTTAGTTTGTGAAATTCGGATATGTGCGCACTGGGTGTGATATAACTATCTTATTGCTTAACATCACCTTTGATAACTTGTTGGTAAATATGTTCATTGTCTCTATTTTTTGCGTATTCACTGTTTTGTATTAAACAAAATGGTTATGTGGTCCGCGCTCGTCATTCTCTCAGTTACCTGACCCACCGTAAAAAAATTGATTAGTCTTGATCTATTCTGGTTGCCTCGGATATATTATAGTGATTTGTGCTCCCACAATATCAAATCAAACGTATTTGTTAAGTATTCTTAATGTTCAGTTCACATCCTATCAATCAATAATTCTGTTCACAGATTGCATAAACCCCATCCTACCTTTGATAATTCAACGTAGAGTACGTATAAAGCAAATAATCTTACCTGTTcaatgtctcttttctctaactcTGATATACGTGAAGTCTGATGGAAGTAAGTTACAGCCATCATAACAAACATCACACCGACCATAATCAGAGGGGTGCCGAGTTTCTGGTGGAATTTGGCAAGAGAATCTCGTAGTTTTGAAGCAGAAATCATTTTGATGGCGGTTGTAGTATCTTCAACAGAGAAATTTTGTGCTTGGTGTATACCTGTCGAAGGAAAAGCGAACTGTGAAATCTCTGCTCTTGaatcgatatatatgtgtgtgtgtgtgtgtgtgtgtgtgtgtgtgtgcgtgtgtgtctatgtgtatgtgtatgtgcgtgggtgtgcatatatgtgtatgtgcatgtgtgtataccgAAAAATCTCCAATTTCCTgttgatatacgtacatatgtacacacacacacacactcacacacaaacacacacaaaaacatacacattgtGTAATTTCTTCGCAGCAGcaatggtggtcgtggtggaggaggtggtgacGATGTAGTAATGAAAAGCGGATATCATAATGACGAATActataacaataaataacaattgAAATAAAGGAGGGTAAGAAAACATTAAAGCTTTGTGTAAATCCTCTTAGGACatagcagtgatatatatatatatatatatatatatatacaggacttggacaaaataatagaaacaccttaaaatgtcaaacgtatttattttaatatggggtaggaccgcctttggtagtaattacagcttgaattctacgaggtatggactcatacacagtttgaattgcttccaaaggaatgtttgtccattcttcagttaaaacagtctctagttcttgtagtgtAGTGGAGGATATCgaatccttacttgtttttctaaaatgcaccataaatgttcaataatattgtgatctggggactgtggtggccagataataagttcaacttcactagaatgttcctcgtgctattcagtaacaactttagctgtgtgaattgatgcattatcatcctgaaagattgcgtttctctcCGGAAAAAAACCGCaacaataggatgaatttgatcagataaaatgcttaaatagtcttgacaatTAATTCTGCtgtgaagggaaaccattgggctggcggttttccaagatatagcattcactccccagatcatcacaatcctcctccatgtttaacagttggaagaaggcagactgggtcaaatgcttctttttacTGACTCCACACGTTTACACGgttggtggtcggaaataaggtaaaggatgactcgtccgggaaaataacattcttccgctgctctagggaccatttctgtaatggttttctgattgcagccctcccgtgaaatccggcatTGTGCAGCTTCCGGCTGTGGAAGCTGCGTTctggaggtggtcattaagctctgcagtaattttgggagctgtacttttgtgatcctttctaacaattcgcgtaagaatccaacggtccctatctgaaagttttggtattcttccggagttttgtttccgCGAGGAGGTTTTTcgctctttctcaaaggctgtcattacttttgagacagtgcTTCTTGAAAcatcaaacatttcggctgttttcgttatgctagcatctgccatacgagcaccaacaatttgaccgtTAGATCCGTCATTTTAATGAAATCTAATTACGTTTTTTCTGCAGATATCTgataagaaacagcaattttatcaaaacattgagcaacactaataataaatcgaaaaacataaaagtaaacaagcttttgacggttttataaatatttcagtattatgatgctatgatgcagagtgtttccattattttgtctaaccactgtatgtatatgtatatatatatatatttataggcgtagaagtcgctgtgtggtaagtatctttcttacaaaccacatggttcctggttcaatcccactgcgagggcaccttggggaagtatcttctactataacctcaggcgaCCAAACCATTGTGAGTAGCTTTggtagaatgaaactgaaagaagctcgtcgtatatatgtatatatatacatatatatatatatctatatatatatatatataatatatctatatatattatatatatatatatatatatacacatatatatatatatatatgtaatatatattatatatatatatctatattatatctatatatatattagtcccggttgattcggggttaaccacagtaataaggtactcaatacatagcagagtaaaattaatttattatatagaaggagcttctacaggactagaactgtttcattcaagagaaatcatcaggaagctagttaacaagaattgttttggcatttatacatttaggcaggtttaaaggggtggtggtgggggacttttgggggtaggcatagcgtaaaaatatcatacttaggggagtggtcaaggagtcagtggtaaagtagataaaagaataaataaaagaataaaaaaaatataaatagaacagaGTTTtaggtaaacatacatacaaatatatacatacacacacatacacacatacacacacatatatatacatacacacatgcacacacatgtccatatatacacatatatatatatatatatatatatatatatatatatatatatcatatgtgtacctatacatactacacatacacacatatatacatacacatacaaaccattcccttattttaattttatttattattttcatttattactttgttatctttgaccgcggtCACACAGCATCTTGGCTATCGTCCCCCTGGGgacgacagcaagtccatttcTTTCTCTACTCGAACACAAGCACTCCCTCACGCACGCAAACTcattcgcacgcacgcacactcattcgaacactcatacacatacacgcacgcacgcgttatattcatacatacatacatctacatacattcacatatatacacatacgtacgcgtacctacagattcatgtctacacgcttacacatacatacctcaatacacccacagaagactagtcctcatatacaccataatatatatacacatatacatatacaccacatacacatacatacacatacacatatatatacgtatatatacatacatatacatacacctctacatacatacatatatacacatacacacacccacacatatacatatacgtatatatacacacatacatacatatacatacattactgacaatataatgctttctctccaagaatttgaactacagtttttgcCTCTGTAGAAATGCActactctatgactcacgtgggtggacagggagaataatagatctcatttgtatttttggattcgctagtactgggtgtccagcatagtttgtccgatgttacagatatcggatgGGTATGTTtggttcttagtattttcaaatccaaatcagaagaaatctcgagctgatgaaggaaaatggCGTAGTTAACCCACGAATCCAGAAACAGGCTGTTCTCGGGTatcttatatggatgtgatctttcattgtttttcccttataccatgtgagttattttctgagtatgcattgtctggagacttttacttgcagttgaagaaatagccaaattttggctgctatttctgaaaagttcgtgTGCGGTAAAGtggatttttttactttaccatattttataaattaatacttcaaatataccgtaaatggtccttttacataccgaatactgcttggtcgaatgattaaaaaataattaattctacccttttttactgacaatataatgctttctccaagaatttgaactacagtttttgcCTCTGTAGAAATGCActactctatgactcacgtgggtggacagggagaataatagatctcatttgtatttttggattcgctagtactgggtgtccagcatagtttgtccgatgttacagatatcggatgggtatgtgtgtgtaagtgtgtgtatatatgtatgtgtaagtgtgtatatgtttgcttgtatgtatatgtatatgtgtgtatgtgtgtgtatatgttattatatatatatatatatatgatatatatatattatatatatatatatatatatatatatatatatatatatagatatatatatatatatgtatatatatattatatgtatgtgtatgtatatatgtatatgtacatatacgtgtacgctcgtgtgtttatgtatatgggtatgtagagtttatgtatgtatgtatgtagatatacatagtgtaaaaaggtatatatgtgtaagtttatatgtatgtatccgtctgtataataggtaactgcacgtatatatatttaatatttattattatcttttgagtatgcaagtatgtatatgaataactgcacgtatatatatttatttttttttttgagtatgcatgtaagtatatgaacataaggaggcgcgtgtgtgtgtgtgtatgtgtacgcatgtatatgtgtatatgtgtgtatgtatgtatgtgtgtgtataatatatatatatatatgtatatatatatatatatatatatatatataatatatattatgtatgtatatgtatgtatgtgtgtatatatatgtatatgtatatgtgtgggtgtgtgtagtgtatatatgtatgtatgtagaggtgtatgtatatgtatgtatatatacgtatatatatgtgtaattgtatgtatgtatatgtaggtgtatatgtatatgtgtatatatatttattgttgttgtatatgtatggactagtcttctgtgggtgtattgaggtatgtatgtgtaagcgtgtagacatgaatctgtaggacgcgtacgtatgtgtatatgtcaatgtatgttgatgtatgatgtatgtatgaatataacgcgtgcgtgcgtgtatgtgtatgaggtacgaatgagtgtgtgtgcgtgcgaatgagtgtgcgtgcgtgagtgagtgcttgtgttcgagtagaaagataaatggacttgctgtcgtcCCCAGGGGGACGATAGCCAAGATGTTGTGaccgcggtcaaagataacaaaagtaataaatgaaaataataaataaaattaaaaagggaatgggtttgtatgtgtatgtatatgtgtgtatgtgtaggtatgtataggacacatatgtatatatatatatatatgtgtgtatatatggacatgtgtggcatgtgtgtatgtatatatatgtgtgtgtatgtgtgtatgtgtatgtggttgtatgtatatatttgtatgtatgtttacctaAAACTCTGttcttctatttatattttgtttattcttttatttattcttttatctacattACCACTGACTTCTTGACCCACTCCcctaagtatgatatttttgcgctctatgctaccccaaaaagtcccccaccacccctttaaacctgcctaaatgtataaatgccaaaacaattcttgttaactagcttcctgatgatttcttgaataaacagttctagtcctccttctatataataaatattatatataatatatatatataatatatatataatatata from Octopus sinensis unplaced genomic scaffold, ASM634580v1 Contig16092, whole genome shotgun sequence includes these protein-coding regions:
- the LOC118761655 gene encoding uncharacterized protein LOC118761655, which translates into the protein MISASKLRDSLAKFHQKLGTPLIMVGVMFVMMAVTYFHQTSRISELEKRDIEQTTRPPTPSGGKFCILMAIIFTPVFICTRIMNCFLLCFSPSLYLFFIFSSQSFVAYSLER